A window from Halomicrobium urmianum encodes these proteins:
- a CDS encoding SIMPL domain-containing protein codes for MDVHRQRLLGLVLAAVAVAVLAVAPAAPAVAQDAGNDASTDANVSGTAISVSAPGQAAGEPTTAVVYVESAATGDTPAEATTALAQNVTELRAALTDANVSEDQFRTTGYNLQRIRPDEPDRPVIQQPANGTNRSAVTYRASQSFELVVDDRSRVGELVDVAVANGATSIGGVQFRLADEDREALRQQALQRAMEQARTEAETLAGTEGLTITGVESISTSQQFYDGGGAVALEQADAGTTIDSGPITVRADVQVTYEAEEE; via the coding sequence ATGGACGTCCACCGTCAGCGACTTCTCGGACTCGTACTTGCCGCCGTCGCCGTCGCGGTCCTCGCGGTCGCTCCCGCGGCGCCCGCGGTCGCGCAGGACGCCGGTAACGACGCCAGTACCGATGCCAACGTCTCCGGTACGGCCATCTCCGTCTCCGCGCCGGGCCAGGCCGCCGGCGAGCCGACGACCGCAGTGGTGTACGTCGAATCGGCCGCCACCGGCGACACGCCCGCAGAAGCGACGACCGCGCTCGCGCAGAACGTCACTGAACTGCGCGCTGCGCTTACTGACGCCAACGTCAGCGAGGACCAGTTCCGGACGACGGGATACAATCTCCAGCGAATCCGTCCCGACGAACCGGACCGACCCGTGATCCAGCAGCCGGCGAACGGAACGAACCGGTCGGCCGTGACCTACCGCGCCAGCCAGTCGTTCGAACTCGTCGTCGACGACAGGAGCCGCGTGGGCGAACTCGTCGACGTCGCCGTCGCGAACGGCGCCACCTCCATCGGCGGCGTCCAGTTCCGCCTCGCCGACGAAGACCGCGAGGCCCTCCGCCAGCAGGCCCTCCAGCGCGCGATGGAGCAGGCCCGCACCGAGGCCGAGACGCTCGCCGGTACCGAGGGCCTCACCATCACCGGCGTCGAGTCCATCTCGACCAGCCAGCAGTTCTACGACGGCGGCGGAGCCGTCGCCCTCGAGCAGGCCGACGCCGGCACGACCATCGACAGCGGCCCGATCACCGTCCGCGCCGACGTCCAGGTGACCTACGAGGCCGAGGAGGAGTGA
- a CDS encoding MarR family transcriptional regulator, with protein sequence MSATELSGTSEAPEDGWDAVSDLPPSAKLVAKVLEYEDTLTQSQLADETLLPARTVRYALNRLEEVGVVDSRFSFADARKRVYTLTIES encoded by the coding sequence ATGAGCGCGACCGAACTCTCCGGTACGTCCGAGGCGCCCGAGGACGGCTGGGACGCCGTCAGCGACTTGCCCCCGAGCGCGAAGCTCGTCGCGAAGGTGCTGGAGTACGAGGACACCCTGACCCAGAGCCAGCTTGCCGACGAGACGCTGCTGCCGGCCCGCACGGTCCGGTACGCCCTCAACCGCCTCGAAGAGGTCGGCGTCGTCGACTCGCGATTCTCCTTCGCGGACGCCCGCAAGCGCGTCTACACGCTAACGATCGAGTCGTAG
- a CDS encoding winged helix-turn-helix domain-containing protein has translation MSTDLRTAEGTAARELLHFVTQETRFAIVGNILQHPEQLPSMYELEQLNPSVSDATVYKHVQKLIDAGVVEEVALDEDGRRQGYPWKFYGLTDEGRAFLEDHNLLAAEETLRQIYDTISDKPDKMVKYENAPRPARE, from the coding sequence ATGAGCACCGACCTGCGGACGGCCGAGGGGACGGCGGCGCGGGAACTGCTCCACTTCGTCACCCAGGAGACGCGCTTCGCCATCGTGGGCAACATCCTCCAGCACCCCGAGCAGCTCCCCTCGATGTACGAACTCGAACAGCTCAACCCGAGCGTCAGCGACGCCACCGTCTACAAGCACGTCCAGAAGCTGATCGACGCCGGCGTCGTCGAGGAGGTCGCGCTCGACGAGGACGGCCGGCGACAGGGCTACCCCTGGAAGTTCTACGGCCTCACCGACGAGGGACGGGCGTTCCTGGAGGACCACAACCTCCTCGCCGCGGAGGAGACGCTCCGGCAGATCTACGACACCATCTCCGACAAGCCCGACAAGATGGTCAAGTACGAGAACGCGCCTCGCCCGGCCCGCGAGTGA
- a CDS encoding DUF7111 family protein, with translation MTDEEVTLTEDGITARYYETETERVLAFERDGATAAVAQNREGYAMLKVRPEPDGDELERYYGFDMAMDHAAELLGVSQYDLPVPEPAEDMGM, from the coding sequence ATGACCGACGAGGAGGTCACGCTGACCGAGGACGGGATCACGGCCCGCTACTACGAGACCGAGACCGAGCGCGTGCTGGCCTTCGAACGGGACGGCGCGACGGCCGCCGTCGCACAGAACCGGGAGGGGTACGCGATGCTGAAAGTCCGCCCCGAACCTGACGGGGACGAACTGGAGCGGTACTACGGGTTCGACATGGCGATGGATCACGCCGCCGAACTGCTCGGGGTGAGCCAGTACGACCTCCCCGTCCCGGAGCCAGCTGAAGACATGGGGATGTAG
- the rad50 gene encoding DNA double-strand break repair ATPase Rad50, translating to MRFERVRLENFKCYADADLRLDRGVTVIHGLNGSGKSTLLEACFFALYGAKALDETLDEVVSLGADDAEVELWFTHAGADYHVERRVRATGERATTAKCVLETPNGTVEGARAVRSHVTDLLRMDHEAFVNCAYVRQGEVNKLINASPGDRQDMLDDLLQLGRLEEYRERASDARVGVGRVRDDKQGALSQLDDQIEEKEEKDLHDRLNALGGQINEVESDIERIEAQRERAVSTLSDAESVLEEYEEKREELDDLNAEIADLRETIAETEQERDQLDERVRERRETLSERRSELESAVAESDLDEADPDAVATRIDDLDEREDELQERIREASVEAKEHEGEAENLRESAEDLESRAEDEREEAAQTEDDLTETRESLAERREQLSDLDEQIAELEARFEDAPIDRDGVAEFREQAAADLQAAKEHVTELEAKLDNERESLQEATELREKGRCPECGQDVDGSPHVDRIGDLTDEIEDLESELSDAREAVEAAEERLERAEELAEAATKLDQLESNRDNVEQLIEERESGLADDEERIERLREEAEEREAVAEEKRESAAEAEEKAEDCRSTVAECNQKLQDLRERRDRLERVDDLIDAVDSLEDALERLREQREQKGEVNDERRQRLADKRERKQTLEDEFDDDKIDQARQEKERAENYVAQADEKLEELEARRNELQNQHGAVENEIEELEELRERRDALADAVERLDSLYEEAEDLERMYGSLRAELRQRNVETLERMLNETFDLVYQNDSYARIELDGEYRLTVYQKDGEELDPEQLSGGERALFNLSLRCAIYRLLAEGIEGSAPMPPLILDEPTVFLDSGHVSQLLDLIEYMRDEVGVEQIVVVSHDEELVGAADALVRVEKDATTNRSSVERVGAGALAELAD from the coding sequence ATGAGGTTCGAGCGCGTCAGGCTCGAGAACTTCAAGTGCTACGCCGACGCCGACCTGCGACTGGACCGCGGCGTGACCGTCATCCACGGGCTGAACGGCAGCGGCAAGTCCACGCTACTCGAGGCCTGCTTCTTCGCCCTCTACGGTGCGAAGGCGCTCGACGAGACGCTCGACGAGGTCGTCTCGCTCGGGGCCGACGACGCCGAGGTGGAACTGTGGTTCACGCACGCGGGCGCGGACTACCACGTCGAACGGCGCGTGCGCGCGACGGGCGAGCGCGCCACGACGGCCAAGTGCGTCCTGGAGACGCCCAACGGCACCGTCGAGGGCGCACGCGCCGTCCGGAGCCACGTGACCGACCTGCTGCGGATGGACCACGAGGCGTTCGTCAACTGCGCCTACGTCCGCCAGGGCGAGGTGAACAAGCTCATCAACGCCTCGCCGGGCGACCGTCAGGACATGCTCGACGACCTCCTCCAGCTGGGCAGACTGGAGGAGTACCGCGAGCGAGCCAGCGACGCCCGCGTGGGCGTCGGTCGCGTGCGCGACGACAAACAGGGCGCCCTCTCGCAACTGGACGACCAGATCGAGGAGAAAGAGGAGAAGGACCTCCACGACCGCCTCAACGCGCTCGGCGGCCAGATCAACGAGGTGGAGTCCGATATCGAACGCATCGAAGCGCAGCGCGAGCGCGCCGTCTCGACGCTCTCAGACGCCGAGTCGGTCCTCGAGGAGTACGAGGAGAAGCGCGAGGAGCTCGACGACCTGAACGCGGAGATCGCCGACCTCCGCGAGACTATCGCCGAGACCGAGCAGGAACGCGACCAGCTCGACGAACGGGTCCGCGAGAGGCGCGAGACGCTCTCGGAGCGGCGGTCGGAACTCGAGTCGGCCGTCGCCGAGAGCGACCTCGACGAGGCCGACCCCGACGCCGTCGCGACGCGGATCGACGACCTCGACGAGCGCGAGGACGAGCTCCAGGAGCGGATCAGGGAGGCCAGCGTCGAGGCGAAGGAACACGAGGGCGAGGCCGAGAACCTCCGCGAGAGCGCCGAGGACCTCGAGTCGCGCGCCGAGGACGAGCGCGAGGAGGCGGCACAGACGGAAGATGATCTGACGGAGACCCGCGAGAGCCTCGCAGAGCGCCGCGAGCAACTGTCCGACCTCGACGAACAGATAGCGGAGCTAGAGGCACGCTTCGAGGACGCGCCGATCGACCGCGACGGCGTGGCCGAGTTCCGCGAGCAGGCCGCCGCGGACCTCCAGGCGGCGAAAGAGCACGTCACCGAACTCGAGGCGAAGCTGGACAACGAGCGCGAAAGCCTGCAGGAGGCGACGGAGCTTCGGGAGAAGGGCAGGTGCCCGGAGTGCGGCCAGGACGTCGACGGGTCGCCCCACGTCGATCGGATCGGCGACCTGACGGACGAGATCGAGGACCTCGAATCCGAGCTCTCGGACGCCCGCGAGGCGGTCGAGGCGGCGGAAGAGCGGCTCGAACGCGCCGAGGAACTCGCGGAGGCCGCGACGAAGCTCGACCAGCTGGAGAGCAACCGCGACAACGTCGAGCAGCTGATCGAGGAGCGCGAGTCCGGGCTGGCGGACGACGAGGAGCGGATCGAGCGGCTCCGCGAGGAGGCCGAAGAGCGCGAAGCGGTGGCCGAGGAGAAGCGCGAGTCCGCGGCCGAGGCCGAAGAGAAGGCCGAGGACTGTCGGAGCACCGTCGCGGAGTGCAACCAGAAGCTCCAGGACCTCCGGGAGCGCCGCGACCGGCTGGAGCGCGTCGACGACCTGATCGACGCCGTCGACTCGCTGGAGGACGCCCTCGAGCGCCTGCGCGAGCAGCGCGAGCAAAAGGGCGAGGTCAACGACGAGCGCCGCCAGCGGCTGGCGGACAAGCGCGAGCGGAAACAGACTCTCGAGGACGAGTTCGACGACGACAAGATCGACCAGGCCCGGCAGGAGAAGGAACGCGCCGAGAACTACGTCGCGCAGGCCGACGAGAAGCTGGAGGAGCTCGAAGCGCGGCGCAACGAGCTACAGAACCAGCACGGCGCCGTCGAGAACGAGATCGAGGAGCTGGAGGAGCTACGCGAGCGCCGCGACGCGCTGGCCGACGCCGTCGAGCGCCTCGACTCGCTGTACGAGGAGGCGGAGGACTTAGAGCGGATGTACGGCTCCCTCCGTGCCGAACTGCGCCAGCGCAACGTCGAGACGCTGGAGCGGATGCTCAACGAGACGTTCGATCTGGTGTACCAGAACGACTCCTACGCCCGCATCGAGCTGGACGGGGAGTACCGGCTGACGGTCTACCAGAAGGACGGCGAGGAGCTGGACCCCGAGCAGCTCTCCGGGGGCGAGCGCGCCCTGTTCAACCTCAGCCTGCGGTGCGCCATCTACCGGCTGCTCGCGGAGGGGATCGAGGGGTCCGCACCGATGCCGCCGCTGATCCTCGACGAGCCGACGGTCTTCCTCGACTCCGGCCACGTCTCGCAGCTGCTGGACCTGATCGAGTACATGCGCGACGAGGTCGGCGTCGAGCAGATCGTGGTCGTCAGTCACGACGAGGAGCTCGTGGGCGCGGCGGACGCCCTGGTCCGCGTGGAGAAGGACGCGACTACGAACCGCTCGTCGGTCGAGCGCGTCGGGGCCGGCGCCCTGGCGGAACTGGCCGACTGA
- a CDS encoding class I fructose-bisphosphate aldolase, translating to MRPIDATPLARDGKVLILAYDHGLEHGPTDFTERPESADPEEVFRTATHDAVTALAVQKGVGEAYYPSYEDEVTLLAKVNGTSNLWTGEPDSSVNCSVEYAATELEADAVGFTVYPGSNHEVEMAEEFREVQETAREYDMPVVLWSYPRGQGVKNDTKDDTIAYAARLGLELGADVTKVKYPGSKEGMEQAVRMAGKSKVVMSGGSKVSDEAFLESVRAVMDAGGAGLAVGRNVWQREQPERLLDALDDVIYDGASVDAALQ from the coding sequence ATGCGGCCCATCGACGCGACACCACTGGCGCGGGACGGCAAAGTGCTCATTCTGGCCTACGATCACGGCCTCGAGCACGGCCCGACTGACTTCACCGAACGGCCGGAGAGCGCGGACCCCGAAGAGGTCTTCCGGACAGCGACGCACGACGCGGTGACCGCGCTGGCGGTCCAGAAGGGCGTCGGTGAGGCGTACTACCCCTCCTACGAGGACGAGGTGACGCTGCTCGCGAAGGTCAACGGCACGTCGAACCTCTGGACCGGCGAGCCCGACTCGTCGGTCAACTGCTCGGTCGAGTACGCCGCGACCGAGCTGGAGGCCGACGCCGTCGGGTTCACGGTCTACCCCGGCTCGAACCACGAAGTCGAGATGGCAGAGGAGTTCCGCGAGGTCCAGGAGACCGCGCGCGAGTACGACATGCCCGTCGTCCTGTGGTCCTATCCCCGCGGCCAGGGCGTCAAGAACGACACGAAAGACGACACCATCGCCTACGCCGCCCGGCTCGGACTGGAGCTGGGCGCGGACGTGACGAAGGTGAAGTACCCCGGCAGCAAGGAGGGCATGGAGCAGGCCGTCCGGATGGCCGGCAAGTCGAAGGTGGTCATGAGCGGCGGGTCGAAGGTCTCCGACGAGGCCTTCCTCGAGAGCGTCCGCGCGGTCATGGACGCCGGCGGCGCCGGACTCGCCGTCGGACGGAACGTCTGGCAGCGCGAGCAGCCCGAACGCCTCCTCGACGCACTGGACGACGTCATCTACGACGGTGCCTCCGTCGACGCAGCACTACAATGA
- a CDS encoding aldo/keto reductase, translating to MEQRPLGSTGYDVSAIGLGTWNVGPVWADASDEQAREAIRTALDAGVNLVDTAEVYGEGRAERLIGDVLEGRDERVYVPTKAAPDEDERHSEEGLRESVAGSQERLGVDSLDLIQLHCPETAAFYEPETFDVLEDLKAEGEIDHAGVSVEKVEEARKAIEYDVVETVQIIFNPLRQRPAERFFDEAEREDVGVIVRVPLASGLLADAFDGDEEFDDDDHRKWAVEDGVEAGVGRKGGETFAGVPFEDGLAAVDDMRRLVPEDATMAQFTLRWILDHDAVSTVIPGSTSPEHVEENAAAADLEPLSHETHGAVRDAYEAHVADYVHHRW from the coding sequence ATGGAACAGCGACCGCTCGGTTCGACGGGGTACGACGTATCGGCCATCGGGCTGGGAACGTGGAACGTGGGGCCGGTGTGGGCCGACGCGAGCGACGAGCAGGCCCGCGAGGCCATCCGCACGGCGCTGGACGCCGGCGTGAACCTCGTGGACACGGCAGAGGTGTACGGCGAGGGCCGCGCCGAGCGACTCATCGGCGACGTGCTGGAGGGGCGCGACGAGCGGGTCTACGTGCCCACGAAGGCGGCGCCCGACGAGGACGAGCGCCACTCCGAGGAGGGGCTGCGCGAGTCCGTCGCCGGCTCGCAGGAGCGACTGGGCGTCGACTCGCTGGACCTGATCCAGCTGCACTGTCCGGAGACGGCGGCCTTCTACGAGCCGGAGACCTTCGACGTGCTGGAGGACCTGAAGGCGGAGGGGGAGATCGATCACGCCGGCGTCAGCGTCGAGAAGGTCGAGGAGGCCCGCAAGGCCATCGAGTACGACGTCGTCGAGACGGTCCAGATCATCTTCAACCCGCTGCGCCAGCGCCCGGCCGAGCGGTTCTTCGACGAGGCCGAGCGCGAGGACGTGGGGGTCATCGTCCGCGTCCCACTGGCCTCGGGACTGCTGGCCGACGCCTTCGACGGCGACGAGGAGTTCGACGACGACGACCACCGAAAGTGGGCGGTCGAGGACGGCGTCGAGGCCGGCGTCGGCCGCAAAGGTGGCGAGACGTTCGCCGGCGTCCCCTTCGAGGACGGCCTGGCCGCCGTCGACGACATGCGCCGGCTGGTCCCCGAGGACGCCACCATGGCGCAGTTCACGCTGCGGTGGATCCTGGACCACGACGCCGTCTCGACGGTCATCCCCGGCTCGACGTCGCCCGAGCACGTCGAGGAGAACGCGGCGGCCGCGGATCTGGAGCCCCTCTCGCACGAGACCCACGGGGCCGTCCGCGACGCCTACGAGGCCCACGTCGCCGACTACGTCCACCACCGCTGGTGA
- the mre11 gene encoding DNA double-strand break repair protein Mre11, producing the protein MTRVIHTGDTHLGYQQYHVPERREDFMAAFRQVAADAADGDVDAVVHAGDLFHDRRPTLTDVLDTLEVLRTLDDADVPFLAVVGNHEAKRDAQWLDLFASMGLATRLDDEPTVVGDVAFYGLDYVPRSQRDALAYDFAPHDADHAALVTHGQFKPFDYGTWDAEAIVAEATVDFDALLLGDEHAAETKQVEDTWLTYCGSTERASADERDDRGYNVVTFEGDVAIARRGLDTREFVYVEADLAEGEGVDRVRERVGQYDLEDAVVIVHVDGAGDPITPAAVEEFALDRGALVARVTDHREFADEGATEVSFADPDDAVRERVRELGLSEAARDLDETIRASKVADANVADAVENRVRELVDEGDADAFEPAPAEDGIDEGGDTAGDEAATATGDELIDAGGDAAEAADGGTESTDDGPDETEQSVAGDGGPESAGDAPAEDPEDQSTMEEFF; encoded by the coding sequence ATGACGCGGGTGATACACACCGGGGACACGCACCTGGGGTACCAGCAGTACCACGTCCCCGAGCGCCGCGAGGACTTCATGGCGGCGTTTCGACAGGTGGCGGCGGACGCCGCCGACGGGGACGTCGACGCCGTGGTCCACGCCGGCGACCTCTTCCACGACCGCCGGCCGACGCTGACCGACGTCCTCGACACGCTGGAGGTCCTCCGGACGCTGGACGACGCCGACGTGCCCTTCCTGGCCGTCGTCGGCAACCACGAGGCCAAGCGCGACGCCCAGTGGCTCGACCTCTTCGCCTCGATGGGGCTGGCGACGCGACTCGACGACGAGCCCACCGTCGTCGGCGACGTCGCCTTCTACGGACTCGACTACGTGCCCCGCTCCCAGCGGGACGCGCTGGCGTACGACTTCGCGCCCCACGATGCCGACCACGCGGCGCTGGTGACGCACGGCCAGTTCAAGCCCTTCGACTACGGCACCTGGGACGCCGAGGCGATCGTCGCGGAGGCGACCGTCGACTTCGACGCGCTCCTGCTGGGCGACGAGCACGCCGCCGAGACGAAGCAGGTCGAGGACACCTGGCTCACCTACTGCGGGTCGACCGAGCGGGCCAGCGCCGACGAGCGCGACGACCGCGGGTACAACGTCGTCACCTTCGAGGGCGACGTCGCCATCGCCCGCCGCGGGCTAGACACCCGCGAGTTCGTCTACGTCGAGGCCGACCTCGCCGAGGGCGAGGGCGTCGATCGCGTGCGCGAGCGCGTGGGCCAATACGACCTCGAGGACGCCGTCGTGATCGTCCACGTCGACGGCGCGGGCGACCCGATCACCCCCGCCGCCGTCGAGGAGTTCGCCCTCGACCGGGGCGCGCTGGTCGCCCGCGTCACCGACCACCGCGAGTTCGCCGACGAGGGCGCCACCGAGGTGAGCTTCGCCGACCCCGACGACGCCGTCCGCGAGCGCGTCCGCGAACTCGGCCTGAGCGAGGCCGCCCGCGACCTCGACGAGACGATCCGCGCCTCCAAGGTCGCCGACGCCAACGTCGCCGACGCCGTCGAGAACCGCGTCCGGGAGCTGGTCGACGAGGGCGACGCCGACGCCTTCGAGCCCGCTCCGGCGGAGGACGGGATCGACGAGGGCGGTGACACGGCTGGAGACGAGGCCGCGACGGCGACCGGCGACGAACTGATCGACGCTGGCGGCGACGCGGCGGAGGCCGCCGACGGCGGGACGGAGTCGACGGACGACGGCCCGGACGAGACAGAACAGTCGGTCGCCGGCGACGGCGGCCCGGAGAGCGCCGGCGACGCGCCGGCCGAGGACCCGGAGGACCAGTCGACCATGGAGGAGTTCTTCTGA
- the pan1 gene encoding proteasome-activating nucleotidase Pan1, translating into MTDTVDDVDLPYDDDASQQEKIEALQERLEVLEDQNEEMRDKLLDANAENNKYQQKLERLTHENKKLKQSPLFVATVQELTEDGVVIKQHGNNQEALTEVTDEMRDGLEPDDRVAVNNSLSIVKSLDDETDVRARVMQVDRSPDVTYADIGGIEEQMEEVRETVELPLKSPGMFEEVGIDPPSGVLLHGPPGTGKTMLAKAVANQTDATFIKMAGSELVHKFIGEGAKLVRDLFELARQHEPAVIFIDEIDAIAAKRTESKTSGDAEVQRTMMQLLSEMDGFDERGEIRIIAATNRFDMLDRAILRPGRFDRLIEVPKPDRDGRVQILKIHTRDMNVADDVDYEVLADVAEEASGADIKALCTEAGMFAIRDDRTEVAMQDFEDAWEKIQDEESEDEDVSKTFA; encoded by the coding sequence ATGACTGACACCGTCGACGACGTCGATCTGCCGTACGACGACGACGCGTCGCAGCAAGAGAAAATCGAGGCGTTACAGGAACGCCTCGAGGTGCTGGAGGATCAGAACGAGGAGATGCGGGACAAGCTCCTCGACGCCAACGCCGAGAACAACAAGTACCAGCAGAAGCTCGAGCGGCTCACCCACGAGAACAAGAAGCTCAAGCAGTCGCCGCTGTTCGTCGCCACCGTCCAGGAGCTGACCGAGGACGGCGTCGTCATCAAGCAGCACGGCAACAATCAGGAGGCCCTGACGGAGGTCACCGACGAGATGCGGGACGGCCTCGAACCCGACGACCGCGTCGCGGTCAACAACTCCCTCTCCATCGTCAAGAGCCTCGACGACGAGACGGACGTCCGCGCCCGCGTGATGCAGGTCGACCGCAGCCCCGACGTCACCTACGCCGACATCGGCGGCATCGAGGAGCAGATGGAGGAGGTCCGCGAGACCGTCGAGCTCCCCCTCAAGAGCCCCGGGATGTTCGAGGAGGTCGGCATCGACCCGCCGTCGGGCGTCCTGCTGCACGGCCCGCCGGGCACGGGCAAGACGATGCTGGCCAAGGCCGTGGCCAACCAGACCGACGCCACCTTCATCAAGATGGCCGGCTCCGAGCTGGTCCACAAGTTCATCGGCGAGGGCGCCAAGCTCGTCCGCGACCTCTTCGAGCTGGCCCGCCAGCACGAGCCCGCCGTCATCTTCATCGACGAGATCGACGCCATCGCGGCCAAGCGGACCGAATCGAAGACCTCCGGCGACGCCGAGGTCCAGCGGACGATGATGCAGCTGCTGTCGGAGATGGACGGCTTCGACGAGCGCGGTGAAATCAGGATCATCGCCGCCACCAACCGCTTCGACATGCTCGACCGCGCCATCCTGCGTCCGGGCCGCTTCGACCGCCTCATCGAGGTCCCCAAGCCCGACCGCGACGGTCGCGTCCAGATCCTCAAGATCCACACCCGCGACATGAACGTCGCCGACGACGTCGACTACGAGGTCCTCGCCGACGTCGCCGAGGAGGCCTCCGGCGCGGACATCAAGGCCCTCTGCACCGAGGCCGGCATGTTCGCCATCCGCGACGACCGCACCGAGGTCGCGATGCAGGACTTCGAGGACGCCTGGGAGAAGATCCAGGACGAGGAGTCCGAGGACGAGGACGTCTCCAAGACGTTCGCCTGA
- a CDS encoding PadR family transcriptional regulator: MAKWFQSGRRRDLSVILAGEGELSGQKLKTRLERRYDERIEPRSFYGALSSMKDAGFVETRTEGVADLYSLTEAGKERVREQFEWMREHVEE; encoded by the coding sequence ATGGCGAAGTGGTTCCAGAGCGGCCGGCGGCGGGACCTCAGCGTGATCCTGGCCGGCGAGGGCGAGCTATCGGGTCAGAAGCTCAAGACGCGGCTGGAGCGCCGCTACGACGAGCGCATCGAGCCCCGGAGCTTCTACGGGGCGCTGTCGTCGATGAAGGACGCCGGTTTCGTCGAGACGCGGACTGAGGGCGTCGCGGACCTCTACTCGCTGACGGAGGCCGGGAAGGAGCGCGTCCGCGAGCAGTTCGAGTGGATGCGCGAGCACGTGGAGGAGTGA
- a CDS encoding DUF7346 family protein — translation MRTVEGPDGDRYLLVKESGESSLVRDPETGAERHLPNDDLEPVAGESPLVTAAGAVDEPLRRVLTAVPDERALGLLLELDERGPLDVHVLLDAYDLCESDLHGLVAEFRAAGLVAEADVAGRRGYRTTDEASEALDRLRE, via the coding sequence ATGCGAACCGTCGAGGGCCCCGACGGCGACCGATACTTGCTCGTCAAGGAGTCCGGCGAGTCCAGTCTCGTTCGCGACCCGGAGACCGGCGCGGAGCGACATCTCCCCAACGACGACCTCGAGCCCGTCGCCGGCGAGTCGCCGCTGGTCACCGCCGCGGGCGCCGTCGACGAGCCGCTCCGGCGAGTCCTGACGGCCGTCCCCGACGAGCGGGCGCTCGGACTCCTGCTCGAACTCGACGAGCGGGGGCCGCTGGACGTCCACGTGCTGCTCGACGCCTACGACCTCTGCGAGAGCGACCTGCACGGCCTCGTGGCCGAGTTCCGGGCCGCCGGGCTGGTCGCGGAGGCCGACGTCGCCGGGCGACGCGGCTACCGGACGACCGACGAGGCCAGCGAGGCGCTGGACCGGCTGCGGGAGTAG